Proteins encoded by one window of Mariniplasma anaerobium:
- a CDS encoding low molecular weight protein-tyrosine-phosphatase, translating to MIKVLFVCLGNICRSPMAEGLFRKRIKDLGLENQIYVGSRATSSWEVGNKPHPRTEAILNKYDAYFHDMKSEKIKDEDFREYDYIIGMDRENIENLKSIAGNNQHKIHLYLDVCNKVKGQEIDDPYYTHKYQETYELISKSVDCWIEVFKKGIN from the coding sequence ATGATAAAAGTATTATTTGTATGCTTGGGAAATATTTGCAGATCCCCAATGGCAGAAGGTTTATTTAGAAAACGAATTAAAGATTTAGGTTTAGAAAATCAAATATATGTTGGATCACGTGCGACTTCTTCGTGGGAAGTAGGAAATAAACCCCACCCTAGAACAGAAGCTATATTAAATAAATATGATGCATATTTTCATGATATGAAATCTGAAAAGATAAAAGACGAAGATTTTAGAGAATACGATTATATCATTGGTATGGATCGTGAAAACATAGAAAATTTAAAAAGTATTGCTGGAAATAATCAACATAAAATTCATTTGTATTTAGATGTGTGTAACAAGGTAAAAGGTCAAGAAATTGATGATCCTTATTATACCCATAAATATCAAGAAACTTATGAACTTATCTCAAAATCAGTTGATTGCTGGATTGAGGTATTTAAGAAGGGCATAAATTGA
- a CDS encoding alpha/beta hydrolase family protein, whose product METLKLNDFLDYKYISNLKSNDKQNRMAFISGKALEEKNEYQFDLCTIENDKVKKLVNLKKHSSFIWENDDTLLFAYSKNKTEDKKEKEMFSLFYRYDLKEDKLEKAFELPMPVQIIKALGHDKLVLKAQLTADEHHLYLDQEDTRKAFLKQQKKDKLYEDITEIPFYSNGNGFIANKRSQLFIFDKKSNSFDLIVDPDFNVNNVKVSKDLKQVYYTGKQAKHVRSITTHLYVYDVETKVTDVLYQKDDYSIANIFLVGNKVILEASDMQKFGLNEDGHFYELKQKELVLFKTFGLTISSSVGTDSRLGGNPSTFVFNDKIYFVKTHDDHTELMSLDLSKNLEQVFVMDGSIDGIQVLNNEIYLVGFYKQKLQEIYKLTNLKLLQISRLNSRVFKNKYIAKPKTIIYKEKDHEVKGFILYPKDFDVNKTYPAIMDIHGGPKTVYGKVFYHEMQYWANLGYFVFFANPRGSDGKGNEFADIRGKYGSIDYDDLMNFTDLVIKKTKQIDVDNIFVTGGSYGGFMTNWIVGHTDRFKAAATQRSISNWLSFHGTSDIGFYFSKDQTAGHPTKDTNLLWHQSPIKYAMEVKTPLLFIHSDEDYRCPIEQAMQFYSILREKGLETKLVWFKGETHELSRGGKPQARIKRLKEITEWFERFKS is encoded by the coding sequence ATGGAAACTTTAAAATTAAATGATTTTTTAGATTATAAATATATTTCTAATCTGAAATCAAATGACAAACAAAATAGAATGGCTTTTATTAGCGGTAAAGCCCTAGAAGAAAAAAACGAATATCAATTTGATTTATGTACGATCGAAAATGATAAAGTAAAAAAGCTTGTAAATCTTAAGAAACATTCAAGTTTTATTTGGGAAAATGATGACACACTATTGTTTGCCTACAGCAAAAATAAAACAGAAGATAAAAAAGAAAAAGAAATGTTTTCTTTATTTTATAGATATGATCTTAAGGAAGATAAATTAGAAAAAGCATTTGAACTTCCTATGCCAGTACAAATAATTAAAGCTTTAGGTCATGACAAATTAGTGCTTAAAGCACAACTTACAGCTGACGAACATCATTTGTATTTAGATCAAGAAGATACGAGAAAAGCTTTTTTAAAACAACAAAAGAAAGATAAATTATATGAAGATATTACCGAGATTCCTTTTTATTCAAATGGAAATGGTTTTATAGCAAATAAAAGATCGCAACTTTTTATCTTTGATAAGAAATCAAATTCATTTGATTTGATTGTTGATCCTGATTTTAATGTAAATAATGTTAAAGTATCAAAAGACTTAAAACAAGTTTATTACACAGGTAAACAAGCCAAGCATGTTAGAAGTATCACAACGCATTTATATGTATATGATGTAGAAACAAAAGTGACTGATGTTTTATATCAAAAAGATGATTATTCTATAGCAAACATATTTTTAGTTGGAAACAAAGTTATACTAGAAGCTAGTGATATGCAAAAATTTGGATTAAATGAAGATGGCCATTTTTATGAGCTAAAACAAAAAGAATTGGTTTTATTTAAAACCTTCGGTCTTACTATATCATCTTCAGTTGGAACTGATTCAAGATTAGGTGGCAATCCATCAACTTTTGTTTTCAATGATAAAATATATTTTGTTAAAACACATGACGACCATACAGAATTAATGAGTCTTGATTTATCGAAAAATTTAGAACAAGTTTTTGTAATGGATGGATCTATTGATGGTATTCAAGTTCTAAATAATGAAATATATTTAGTAGGCTTTTATAAACAAAAATTACAAGAAATTTATAAACTTACAAATCTTAAACTTTTACAAATCTCAAGATTAAATTCAAGAGTCTTTAAAAATAAATATATTGCTAAACCAAAAACTATAATATATAAAGAAAAAGACCATGAAGTTAAGGGATTTATATTGTACCCTAAAGATTTCGACGTTAATAAAACTTATCCAGCTATTATGGATATTCATGGTGGACCAAAAACAGTATATGGTAAAGTTTTTTACCATGAAATGCAATATTGGGCTAATCTTGGATATTTCGTATTCTTTGCAAACCCTAGAGGTAGTGATGGTAAAGGCAATGAATTTGCAGATATTAGAGGTAAATATGGTTCAATTGATTATGATGATCTAATGAATTTCACTGATTTAGTTATTAAAAAGACAAAACAAATAGATGTAGATAATATATTTGTTACTGGTGGATCTTACGGTGGATTTATGACAAATTGGATTGTTGGTCATACGGATCGTTTTAAAGCAGCAGCAACACAAAGAAGTATTTCTAACTGGTTATCATTTCATGGAACATCTGATATAGGTTTTTATTTCTCTAAAGATCAAACAGCAGGTCATCCAACTAAAGACACTAATCTTTTATGGCATCAATCTCCAATCAAATATGCAATGGAAGTTAAAACTCCATTATTGTTTATTCATTCAGATGAAGACTACAGATGTCCAATTGAACAAGCAATGCAATTTTACAGTATTTTAAGAGAAAAAGGTTTAGAGACTAAATTAGTTTGGTTTAAGGGTGAGACTCATGAACTATCTCGAGGTGGAAAACCACAAGCAAGAATTAAGAGATTAAAAGAAATAACTGAATGGTTTGAAAGATTTAAATCATAA
- a CDS encoding arsenate reductase ArsC, which produces MKKRVAFVCVHNSCRSIMAEGWAKHLNSPLMEVYSAGTKENDAPKPLAIEVMEDKGIDMSHARSKLLDDIPVEIDILIVMGCNAECPSVNAKFREDWGLDDPSGGPKSGFEHTRDLIEEKVKDLIFRIKNGDFN; this is translated from the coding sequence ATGAAAAAACGTGTAGCATTTGTCTGTGTTCATAATAGTTGTAGATCTATTATGGCTGAAGGATGGGCTAAACATTTAAATAGTCCTTTAATGGAAGTTTACTCAGCAGGTACTAAAGAAAATGATGCACCAAAACCACTTGCAATTGAAGTTATGGAAGATAAAGGCATAGATATGAGTCACGCAAGAAGTAAACTTTTAGATGATATACCTGTCGAAATTGATATACTTATTGTCATGGGCTGTAATGCTGAATGTCCTTCTGTGAATGCAAAGTTTAGAGAAGACTGGGGATTAGATGATCCAAGTGGTGGACCAAAAAGCGGTTTTGAGCATACAAGAGATTTGATAGAAGAAAAAGTTAAAGATCTTATTTTTCGTATAAAAAATGGTGATTTTAATTAA
- a CDS encoding helix-turn-helix domain-containing protein, producing MDYGKKLYELRKQKSLSQEDVANELGVSRQSVSLWETNQASPSMENLIGFAKLFNISLDELVGLKKNEKAVNNTDKSLYTSDYVEDKNIIYRRDYKYLHSITDSIMFLLSLFFYLAALIFMIRASRLEIQVTKIILIIAFVCIIIGSLIYPLYIYINIKNKLSNQKRIHLEFDVDKILINCTNCTQRTIAYETINYYIAKNDYLVIYLFRGERLYVPKQNSNGLDEFLSERIERRKGKKPFWK from the coding sequence ATGGATTATGGGAAAAAATTATATGAATTAAGAAAACAAAAATCACTTTCTCAAGAAGACGTTGCAAATGAATTGGGTGTCTCTAGACAAAGTGTTAGTCTATGGGAAACAAATCAAGCTTCACCTTCAATGGAAAATTTAATTGGATTTGCAAAATTATTCAATATTTCTCTTGATGAATTAGTTGGATTAAAAAAAAATGAAAAAGCAGTTAATAATACAGATAAGTCATTATATACATCTGATTATGTAGAAGACAAAAATATTATTTATAGAAGGGATTATAAATATTTACATTCGATCACTGATTCAATAATGTTTCTATTAAGTCTTTTCTTTTATCTTGCAGCACTCATTTTCATGATTAGAGCTTCAAGATTAGAGATTCAAGTTACCAAAATCATCTTGATTATAGCATTCGTTTGCATTATTATAGGGTCTTTAATATATCCACTATATATTTATATCAACATTAAGAATAAGTTAAGCAATCAAAAAAGGATTCACTTAGAATTTGATGTAGATAAAATTTTGATAAATTGTACTAATTGTACGCAAAGAACAATTGCATATGAGACTATAAATTACTATATTGCTAAGAATGATTATCTTGTTATATATTTATTTAGGGGTGAACGATTATATGTTCCCAAGCAAAATTCTAATGGATTAGATGAATTTTTATCTGAACGAATTGAAAGAAGAAAAGGCAAAAAACCGTTTTGGAAATAA
- a CDS encoding ATP-dependent Clp protease ATP-binding subunit produces MNMTQMEDYNNDPNVLEKFGRNIVEEVKKGKIDPVIGREDEIRRVIKILSRKTKNNPVLIGEPGVGKTAIVEGLARRILDKDVPLGLQDKIIYELDLASLVAGAKFRGEFEERLKAVLKKIKEADGQIILFIDEIHAIVGAGRVDGAMDASNMLKPMLARGELHCVGATTLNEYRKYIEKDSALERRFQKVLINEPTVTDTVSILRGLKSRFEAHHGVHISDPAIIQAATLSNRYISDRFLPDKAIDLIDEACASIRMEIDSMPVELDDVTRRIMQLEIEKTALDKEKDPISKDRLSKIHDEISSLKLEEKKLRKQWEDEKAHLNSIKMKKNDLEVLKVNLQNAFNDNDYQKAAELQYSKIPALEKEIEEMSAKSMTEGRLLTEVVTEESIADVVSKWTGIPVSKLMSGDKEKLLHLEETLRKRVIGQDHAIKLISDAIIRQRAGIKDENRPIGSFLFLGPTGVGKTEVARALADALFDNEHQIIRIDMSEYMESHSVSRLIGSPPGYVGYDEGGQLTEAVRRKPYSIVLFDEIEKAHPEVFNILLQILDDGRLTDNQGRTIDFKNTIIILTSNIGSQYLMSNQEDAQQQVLALVKSKFKPEFLNRIDEQIIFNTLGLKVQIKIAQKMLNELVMRLEIKNIHLSFTDDVQKYVIQHGYNDEYGARPLKRFISRYIETLIATKIIEGTMLPHQSYEMIVVDDHLELNLKS; encoded by the coding sequence ATGAACATGACACAAATGGAAGACTATAATAATGATCCAAATGTATTAGAAAAATTCGGTAGAAACATTGTAGAGGAAGTAAAAAAAGGTAAAATCGATCCTGTTATTGGTCGTGAAGACGAAATAAGACGAGTTATTAAAATACTTTCAAGAAAAACTAAAAATAATCCTGTGCTTATAGGTGAACCAGGTGTAGGTAAGACTGCAATTGTTGAAGGTCTAGCAAGACGTATTTTAGACAAAGACGTTCCTTTAGGTTTACAAGATAAGATTATATATGAACTTGATTTAGCTTCACTAGTGGCTGGGGCTAAATTTAGAGGTGAGTTTGAAGAACGACTTAAAGCAGTTTTAAAGAAAATTAAAGAAGCTGATGGACAAATCATTTTATTTATAGATGAAATACATGCAATCGTAGGAGCCGGTCGAGTTGATGGTGCAATGGATGCATCAAACATGCTAAAACCAATGCTTGCTCGTGGTGAACTTCACTGCGTGGGTGCAACCACTCTAAATGAATATAGAAAATACATTGAAAAAGATTCAGCATTAGAAAGAAGATTTCAAAAAGTATTAATTAATGAGCCTACAGTAACCGATACTGTAAGTATTCTTAGAGGATTAAAATCAAGATTTGAAGCACATCATGGTGTGCATATCTCTGATCCTGCAATTATTCAGGCAGCAACTCTTTCTAATAGATACATATCTGATAGATTCCTACCAGATAAAGCTATTGATCTAATTGATGAAGCTTGTGCTTCTATTCGTATGGAGATAGACTCTATGCCAGTTGAACTTGATGACGTAACAAGAAGAATCATGCAACTAGAAATTGAAAAGACAGCCTTAGATAAAGAAAAAGATCCAATTTCAAAAGATAGATTATCTAAAATCCATGATGAAATATCATCTTTAAAATTAGAAGAAAAGAAATTAAGAAAGCAGTGGGAAGATGAAAAAGCTCATCTAAACTCTATAAAGATGAAAAAAAACGACTTAGAAGTATTAAAGGTGAATCTACAAAATGCATTTAATGATAACGATTATCAAAAAGCTGCAGAACTTCAATACTCTAAAATTCCTGCATTAGAAAAAGAAATAGAGGAAATGTCAGCTAAAAGTATGACAGAAGGTAGATTATTGACTGAAGTTGTTACCGAAGAAAGCATTGCTGATGTGGTCTCTAAATGGACTGGTATTCCTGTATCAAAATTAATGAGTGGAGATAAAGAAAAACTATTACATCTTGAAGAAACATTAAGAAAGAGAGTTATTGGTCAAGATCATGCAATCAAACTTATTAGTGATGCTATCATTAGACAACGAGCTGGTATAAAAGATGAAAATAGACCCATAGGTTCATTTTTATTCCTTGGACCTACAGGTGTGGGGAAGACTGAAGTTGCAAGAGCTCTTGCTGATGCTTTATTTGACAATGAACATCAAATCATTAGAATTGATATGAGTGAATATATGGAATCTCATAGTGTATCTAGACTTATTGGCTCACCTCCAGGATATGTCGGTTATGATGAAGGTGGTCAACTTACTGAAGCTGTTAGAAGAAAACCTTATTCCATCGTTTTATTTGATGAAATAGAAAAAGCACATCCAGAAGTCTTTAATATACTTCTGCAAATACTTGATGATGGTAGATTAACAGATAATCAAGGTCGAACAATTGATTTCAAAAACACAATCATTATCTTAACATCTAACATCGGTAGCCAATATTTGATGTCTAATCAAGAAGATGCACAACAACAAGTTCTAGCATTAGTTAAATCAAAATTTAAACCTGAATTTTTAAATCGTATTGATGAACAAATTATATTTAATACTTTAGGTCTTAAAGTTCAAATTAAAATTGCTCAAAAGATGTTAAATGAACTAGTTATGCGCTTAGAGATTAAAAATATACACTTAAGTTTTACTGATGATGTTCAAAAATATGTAATTCAACATGGCTATAACGATGAATATGGAGCTAGACCTTTAAAAAGATTTATCTCAAGATATATTGAAACCTTAATTGCTACAAAAATTATTGAAGGTACAATGCTTCCTCATCAATCTTATGAGATGATTGTTGTGGATGATCATTTAGAGTTAAATTTAAAATCTTAA
- a CDS encoding ArsR/SmtB family transcription factor has translation MKKDVIKYFKILSEENRVEIVELLLKGETCGCTLIDKLSISQPTLSYHLKAITNSGLAVAKRDGNWIKHYIDKDKINEMIDFLTDLRDTEQKQCSL, from the coding sequence ATGAAAAAAGATGTTATTAAATACTTTAAAATATTATCAGAGGAAAATAGAGTAGAGATCGTCGAACTCTTATTAAAAGGGGAAACATGTGGATGTACATTGATAGATAAATTATCTATTTCACAACCTACACTATCATATCATCTAAAAGCGATTACCAATTCTGGATTAGCTGTTGCTAAAAGAGATGGAAATTGGATAAAACATTATATTGATAAAGATAAAATTAATGAAATGATTGATTTCTTAACTGACCTTAGAGATACGGAGCAAAAACAATGCAGTTTATAA
- a CDS encoding DUF2188 domain-containing protein: MWFFGKKRAKKKALQEEQLKMQQESKKKGTFVGGKPAPAPVKAKKEVTVAKVVKKEEPVKVQPKEVKAAKAKEEPVDDKKNKKYHVSQNKDARSDYYKKWRVRKEGSSKTIKYFETQAEAIEYAQDLADKNDSSIVIHKLDGSIRKQEYK; this comes from the coding sequence ATGTGGTTTTTTGGGAAAAAACGTGCTAAGAAAAAAGCATTACAAGAAGAGCAACTAAAAATGCAACAAGAGTCTAAGAAAAAAGGAACTTTTGTTGGAGGTAAACCAGCTCCTGCACCAGTAAAAGCAAAAAAAGAAGTAACTGTTGCTAAAGTAGTAAAAAAGGAAGAACCAGTAAAAGTTCAACCAAAGGAAGTTAAAGCTGCAAAGGCAAAAGAAGAGCCAGTAGATGATAAGAAGAATAAAAAGTATCATGTTTCTCAAAACAAAGATGCTAGAAGTGACTATTATAAGAAATGGCGTGTAAGAAAAGAAGGATCTTCTAAAACTATTAAATATTTTGAAACTCAAGCTGAAGCAATTGAGTATGCTCAAGATTTAGCAGATAAGAATGATTCATCTATTGTGATTCATAAATTAGATGGATCAATTAGAAAACAAGAATATAAATAA
- a CDS encoding thioredoxin family protein yields the protein MEIKVLGSGCPKCKLLEKNVVDTLKTLGKEAKVEKVTDYAEIAKYNVMSTPALVVDGKVVLTGRVPNPVELAKLLK from the coding sequence ATGGAAATTAAAGTATTAGGATCAGGATGTCCAAAATGTAAACTTTTGGAAAAAAATGTAGTTGATACATTGAAAACATTAGGGAAAGAAGCTAAAGTCGAAAAAGTTACAGACTATGCTGAAATTGCTAAGTATAATGTAATGAGTACACCAGCACTTGTTGTTGATGGAAAAGTAGTTTTAACTGGACGTGTACCAAATCCAGTTGAATTAGCTAAATTATTAAAATAA
- a CDS encoding permease has protein sequence MQFIKDIFIFLNDALLKMTWLQDIVNSILKGVIRVSETSYLYKALSFFFYDVIKIFILLSVLIYISSYIQSHFTPERTKKILTKFKGLPGNIIGALLGTVTPFCSCSSIPIFIGFTKAGLPIGVTFSFLISSPLVDLASMILLASIFGWPIALAYVMVGLIIAVIGGTIIDKLHMEKYVEDFVTQGMNQNGEIEIEEQTRKERHQYSIGQVREVITKVWVYILIGVGIGAIIHGYIPQNIIETVLGDKNPFSVLIATIVGIPMYADIFGTLPIAEALVLKGVGIGTVLSFMMAVTALSLPSIILLRKVVKPRLLGLFVFIVTAGIIITGYLFNLFGYLFI, from the coding sequence ATGCAGTTTATAAAAGACATATTTATATTTTTAAATGATGCGCTCTTAAAAATGACTTGGCTACAAGATATAGTTAATTCAATCTTAAAAGGTGTAATTAGAGTTAGTGAAACGAGTTATTTATATAAAGCTTTATCATTTTTCTTTTATGATGTGATAAAAATATTCATTCTATTATCAGTGCTTATTTATATCTCATCATATATTCAATCACATTTCACACCAGAGAGAACTAAAAAAATTCTTACCAAGTTTAAGGGATTACCGGGTAATATTATTGGTGCCCTATTAGGAACAGTTACACCATTTTGTTCTTGTTCATCAATTCCTATTTTTATAGGATTTACTAAAGCAGGATTACCTATTGGTGTTACATTCTCATTTTTAATATCTTCACCATTAGTAGATCTTGCTTCAATGATCTTACTTGCTAGCATATTTGGATGGCCAATAGCCTTAGCTTATGTTATGGTTGGCTTAATTATCGCAGTTATTGGTGGTACCATTATCGATAAACTTCATATGGAAAAATATGTAGAAGACTTTGTTACTCAAGGCATGAATCAAAATGGCGAGATAGAAATTGAAGAACAAACAAGAAAAGAAAGACATCAATATTCTATTGGACAAGTCAGGGAAGTTATTACAAAAGTATGGGTATATATTTTAATAGGTGTTGGGATTGGCGCGATTATTCATGGATATATCCCACAAAACATTATTGAAACAGTTTTAGGAGATAAAAACCCATTTTCTGTCTTAATTGCAACAATTGTAGGTATTCCAATGTATGCAGATATTTTTGGAACACTACCTATAGCTGAAGCCTTAGTTTTAAAAGGTGTTGGTATTGGAACTGTATTATCATTTATGATGGCAGTAACAGCATTAAGCCTACCGTCAATCATTTTATTAAGAAAAGTTGTTAAACCAAGACTTTTAGGTTTATTTGTTTTCATTGTAACTGCAGGTATTATTATTACCGGATATTTATTTAATCTATTCGGATATTTATTCATATAA
- a CDS encoding slipin family protein: MFTIVKEYESGVKFRFGKFVRVLKPGIRLVIPIIHEYKKVDLRTITQDVPEQRCITKDNVTITINAVVYYRVFDAKIAVLDVKDCFFAVTQLAQTTLRNSIGGVKLDELLSNLKVISKEIKEIVDTETDPWGIKVEKVEIKDIKIPADMERIIAKEAEAEREKRAIIVKSQGEVEAAQKLADAATILSSAPGAMHLRTLATLNDLSGDKSNTIVFAIPVEVLESFKNANVADKVKSIVSKDK; the protein is encoded by the coding sequence ATGTTTACCATAGTCAAAGAATATGAAAGCGGCGTTAAGTTTAGATTTGGAAAATTTGTTAGAGTTTTAAAACCAGGTATTAGATTAGTCATACCAATTATTCATGAATATAAGAAAGTTGATTTAAGAACAATAACTCAAGATGTTCCAGAACAAAGATGTATTACAAAAGATAATGTTACCATTACAATCAATGCTGTCGTTTATTACAGAGTGTTTGATGCAAAAATTGCTGTTTTAGATGTTAAAGACTGTTTCTTTGCAGTGACACAACTTGCACAAACAACACTTAGAAACTCTATTGGTGGTGTTAAATTAGATGAATTGTTATCAAATTTAAAAGTGATTTCAAAAGAAATTAAAGAAATTGTTGATACTGAAACAGATCCATGGGGAATTAAAGTTGAAAAAGTAGAGATTAAAGATATTAAAATCCCTGCTGACATGGAAAGAATAATTGCTAAAGAAGCAGAAGCTGAAAGAGAAAAAAGAGCAATTATTGTTAAATCTCAAGGTGAAGTAGAAGCTGCTCAAAAACTTGCAGATGCAGCTACAATCTTATCTTCAGCTCCAGGAGCTATGCATTTAAGAACACTAGCTACATTAAATGACTTATCTGGAGATAAATCAAATACAATCGTGTTTGCTATTCCAGTAGAAGTTTTAGAATCATTTAAAAATGCTAATGTAGCAGATAAGGTTAAGAGTATTGTTTCAAAAGATAAATAA
- the trpB gene encoding tryptophan synthase subunit beta, whose translation MEFGKFGGQFVPGPILKAVKEVEEAYNKYKQDEDFINEFKHYLKNYANRPSLLYYAENMTKDLNGAKIYLKREDLNHTGAHKINNVLGQALLAKRMGKKKLIAETGAGQHGVATATAAALFGMECEIHMGYVDILKQSLNVYRMELLGAKVVAVHDGLKTLKEAVDSALMKWSTELEDTFYLLGSAVGPHPFPTMVRDFQKVIGEEIKEQLNEVEHQLPDYIIACVGGGSNAIGAFYDFIDNTDVKLVGVEAAGKGIDTKEHAATMTLGAEGVIHGMNTIVLTEENGDISPVYSISAGLDYPGVGPEHAYLKEIKRVTYESATDEEAVTAFEYLSKIEGIIPAIESSHAVSYAMKLAPTLSKDKIIVINLSGRGDKDVKQIARYRNYDLVD comes from the coding sequence ATGGAGTTTGGAAAATTTGGTGGACAATTTGTCCCAGGACCTATTCTTAAGGCGGTTAAAGAAGTTGAAGAGGCTTATAACAAATATAAGCAAGATGAGGATTTTATCAATGAGTTTAAGCATTATTTAAAGAATTATGCAAATAGACCATCACTGTTATATTATGCAGAAAATATGACAAAAGATTTAAATGGAGCAAAGATCTACTTAAAAAGAGAAGATTTAAATCATACAGGTGCGCATAAAATTAATAATGTTTTAGGTCAAGCACTGCTTGCTAAAAGAATGGGTAAGAAAAAGTTAATTGCTGAAACAGGTGCAGGACAACATGGTGTTGCAACTGCAACCGCAGCTGCACTATTTGGTATGGAATGTGAAATCCATATGGGATATGTAGATATTCTAAAACAATCTTTAAATGTTTATAGAATGGAATTACTTGGAGCTAAAGTTGTTGCTGTTCATGATGGACTAAAGACTTTAAAAGAAGCTGTAGATAGTGCATTAATGAAATGGAGTACAGAATTAGAAGATACTTTTTACTTATTAGGTTCTGCTGTGGGACCACATCCATTTCCAACAATGGTTAGAGATTTTCAAAAAGTCATTGGTGAAGAAATTAAAGAACAACTGAATGAAGTAGAGCATCAACTTCCTGATTATATCATCGCTTGTGTTGGTGGAGGAAGTAATGCAATTGGTGCATTTTATGATTTCATAGATAATACTGATGTGAAACTAGTTGGTGTTGAAGCTGCAGGTAAAGGCATTGATACAAAAGAACATGCAGCAACGATGACTCTTGGTGCAGAAGGTGTTATTCATGGTATGAATACAATAGTATTAACAGAAGAAAATGGGGATATATCACCAGTTTATTCGATTTCTGCAGGTCTTGATTATCCAGGAGTTGGACCAGAACATGCATACTTAAAAGAAATAAAGAGAGTGACATATGAAAGTGCAACTGATGAAGAAGCAGTAACTGCATTTGAATACTTATCTAAAATAGAAGGTATCATTCCAGCAATTGAAAGTTCACATGCTGTTTCATATGCAATGAAGCTTGCTCCAACACTTTCTAAAGATAAAATTATTGTGATCAACCTATCAGGACGTGGAGATAAAGATGTAAAACAAATCGCTAGATATAGAAATTATGATTTAGTAGATTGA